The following coding sequences lie in one Vibrio aerogenes genomic window:
- the rplT gene encoding 50S ribosomal protein L20, protein MPRVKRGVQARARHKKVLKQAKGYYGARSRVYRVAFQAVTKAGQYAYRDRRNKKRQFRQLWIARINAASRQNGLSYSRFINGLKKASIEIDRKILADIAVFDKAAFTVLVEKAKAAL, encoded by the coding sequence ATGCCTCGCGTAAAACGTGGTGTACAAGCTCGTGCACGTCATAAGAAAGTTTTAAAACAAGCTAAAGGTTACTACGGAGCTCGTTCTCGGGTTTATCGTGTTGCTTTCCAGGCAGTAACTAAAGCTGGTCAATATGCATATCGTGACCGTCGTAATAAAAAGCGTCAATTCCGTCAATTATGGATTGCGCGTATTAATGCGGCATCTCGTCAGAATGGTCTGTCTTACAGCCGTTTCATCAACGGTTTGAAGAAAGCTTCTATCGAGATCGATCGTAAGATTCTTGCTGATATCGCTGTATTTGATAAAGCCGCATTTACTGTGCTTGTTGAAAAAGCAAAAGCAGCGCTTTAA